Part of the Anabaena sphaerica FACHB-251 genome, GCGATCGTAAGTAGAAAGTTCGTATTCTTCTGTCATGGATAAACAGTTAGTTGGGCAGTATTCCACACAGTTACCGCAGAAGATACAAACTCCAAAGTCAATACTGTAGTGTTTGAGTTTTTTCTTCTTGGTGGCTTTGTCCATTTCCCAATCAACTACAGGGAGGTTGATGGGACAAACACGAACGCAAACTTCACAAGCAATACACTTGTCAAATTCGTAGTGAATCCTACCGCGAAACCGTTCACCAGGAATTAATTTCTCGTAAGGGTATTGTACGGTAATGGGGCGGCGCTGCATATGGTCAAAGGTGACAGACAGCCCCTGTCCAATGTAACGCGCTGATTGTACTGCTTCTTTGGCGTAATCACCAACTTGTTTGAGGAACTTTAGCATTGTTTGTGTTTCTACTCTTTTCAGGTGATAGCTAACAGGTGATTGGTGATTAGTCATTAGTCATTAGTCATTAGTTTTTTAAGTTTGACTTTTGACTTTTGACTTTTGACTTGAATATCCCCAGTCCCCTATTAGCCACCGAAGGCGACGGGAAAAGCTAATTTCAGGG contains:
- the ndhI gene encoding NAD(P)H-quinone oxidoreductase subunit I codes for the protein MLKFLKQVGDYAKEAVQSARYIGQGLSVTFDHMQRRPITVQYPYEKLIPGERFRGRIHYEFDKCIACEVCVRVCPINLPVVDWEMDKATKKKKLKHYSIDFGVCIFCGNCVEYCPTNCLSMTEEYELSTYDRHELNYDSVALGRLPYKVTDDPMVTPLRELVYLPKGVMEPHGVPADAPRAGSRPEDLVETEK